Below is a window of Vibrio sp. SS-MA-C1-2 DNA.
GCATGGCTTACCCAATCAGAGTGCTAAACAAGCGCTTTCTGATCTTCAACAAGCAATAGATCTTAATCCTCCACACCTATCTTGGTACCAGCTAACCATCGAGCCTAACACCCTATTCTATTCAAAGCCGCCCACTTTGCCAGATGATGATGATCTATGGGATATCTTTGAATTAGGCGATAAGTTACTGACTGATGCGGGCTATCAGCAGTATGAAACCTCAGGTTATAGTAAACCCGGTTACCAATGTCGCCATAATCTCAATTACTGGCGTTTTGGTGACTACCTCGGGATCGGTTGTGGTGCTCATGGTAAGATTAGTTTTGCTAATGGCGAGATCATCCGCACGGTAAAAGTGAAACATCCACGTGGTTATCTTGAGCCAAATAAAGCTTACTTAGCGCATCAAAATGACGTTGCGAATAAAGAACGCCCTTTTGAGTTCTTTATGAATCGTTTTAGGTTATTGGAACCTTGTCCCAAAGCTGATTTTAGTGCAACAACGGGCTTACCATTAACCATGGTGGAAGATGCAATCGAACAAGCGATTGAGCAGAAATTAATTGCTGATTTAGGGGATAGTTGGCAGATCACCGCTCATGGAAAACTGTTTTTAAATGACCTATTGAGTCTGTTTCTTGCAGCAGATGAAGAGTAGAGATAACCTAAGAGTTTCTCTCTCTATTTGAAATTTATAGAGTTGGCACTATAAAGTAAATAGTACTAACTCTATATCTTCTGATTTGATCAATGTTTTTAAA
It encodes the following:
- the hemW gene encoding radical SAM family heme chaperone HemW; this encodes MIQPPPLSLYVHIPWCVQKCPYCDFNSHALKSDLPELDYIDALLDDLQQDLTRYDLQDDHRLLHSIFIGGGTPSLISPEEIGRLLKGIEALIPFEDNIEITMEANPGTVEAERFHRYQQHGVTRISIGVQSFEQEKLTALGRIHGPEEAIKAAKLAHQGDLTSFNLDLMHGLPNQSAKQALSDLQQAIDLNPPHLSWYQLTIEPNTLFYSKPPTLPDDDDLWDIFELGDKLLTDAGYQQYETSGYSKPGYQCRHNLNYWRFGDYLGIGCGAHGKISFANGEIIRTVKVKHPRGYLEPNKAYLAHQNDVANKERPFEFFMNRFRLLEPCPKADFSATTGLPLTMVEDAIEQAIEQKLIADLGDSWQITAHGKLFLNDLLSLFLAADEE